The genomic region CGCAGAGGCTAGCAATGCAGGGCAAGGCATCCCGGGAATATGCTGCCAAAATGTTTACAGCAAGAAAGATGGCATTAGCATATGAGAGGTTATTCCTATGTATAAAAGATCGTACATTCTGCACCTATCCTTGAAGCTTAGGTTAGAATAGAAACTCCTTTTGCacctttctttcatttatttaaacaatGATTAGATTTAgttatcaaatgattataatttctTGAATCACTTTCATACATTATGGCTTCCGTATTGGTCTCGAATATGAAGTATCTAATATTGTAAGAcacaataaataaaggagatttaCTAGAAGTTGTAACAAAATATATGTGagaaataataattagaaaaataaagtcATGAAGATAAAAGGTTGTGAGTTTACTATACATTAGGGGATATTATTCTCGTTGAAGGGATATTATTCCTTCTTATGTACTAAGCATTTTTCATTGACATTATATCCATTTAGTATTTTACTTGAGAAGTTATATGATGTTTATTTGTTACTCTACCACAAATAGAGAGATATGTAAGTAATAGTAAACTGAGTCTCCTCTGTTTACTTCTCATAACAGAGTAGTAAACAAATTTTCCTGTGTTTATCTATGGTCTCCTCTCTATATTTCTAACAATATGATCTATCAATCAATGGGCAAACTGAGACTGACTATATGAGGATATATAAATGATCATTCATTGATACATAGAATGAACAgacacttttttcttttgtctcaACAAGGCACACATGCCAATGACTCAAAACATAataaagatgatgatgaaatcAGAGGAAAAATTTACCATAataaagatgatgatgaaatcagaggaaaaatttacaaatacatCTCTGTCAGGATTCTAATTTCTAAGAATAGCATCATGACATGAGTAATCAGAATTTACAAGTCTATATCTGTCTCTATCTTGCAAGTGATGAATAATCAGAATTCTCATAACAGAACCtgggaaaaggaaaagtctCACTCAAGGTCATACAGTCAAATGAGGCTTGTATCATGTGTTTCCCAAATTACAAAATTGAGCTCTTGAAGTTTTATTTATCTTTGGAAATGGAAGAAActgaaggaaaagaaaacacaGGGTAGCTCAGGCACTTGAGCCACATTTTCATGGGAgatcttaaaatataaaagaattaaataactAAAGCTTTCAAAATGTCATGTCTGACTTTGTTAAAAGAGCTTTTTCCGAAAGCTACTGAAAAGTATATGGTAGCAGCATCTTTGGAACCAACACCTGGACAAAGCATAGCTCCTGCTTCTACAGCTGAACTATCAGGTTAAAGTTAAACACAACTTTGTTCAAGCAGAGGAGTTATGTGCTAAGTGTGAACCAAATCATGGCTGCCAAAGAGGCAAAACTTCTAGCAGGTCCATGTCTAGATGTAATTCTGTTTTTTACATGCATAGTTCCTCAGACCACTTTTAACCCcctcttttctcattttttggGCACTGTGAAAGAGTTAAACAAAATCCTTATCCTGTTGGTTCTGAATTTACAACTCTGCTTCAGTACAAATGTTCCTCAAGAATAGCTTTAGCTCTGCTTCTCTAATCTCAAACTCCTAATGCATATTTGTTCTTATAAAAGTCAACTTTCTGCTACTGTACAAATGAACTCGGCCACATCATCATCCTCATGGCCaatcaataacaaaaattaagacACAATTTATTGAGTTGAAATACGGTTCTTCTCAAAATGATCATATGCATGTTTCGTTCTTAAGAATAATAGCATGCTGGAAGCTAGTCCCAGGACAGATATGCATCCCCACCAGACAAATGTCCAGAAGTAACACTGCCTTCCCATGCACACTACTGAGTCAGACGTTATCAAGTTTCCGGGTATTGAGTGTGCATTAGCATCGTAAACTAGTGCAGCAAGAAAGCCATAGAGAAGAGATCCAATAGGGATATTTGATATGAGAATGTTGTGATTGATGCCCACACTGTTTGGTCCAAACAGCTCAGATGTAACTGACACAGCAGCTGCGAATATAAAACCAGAGCTCAATCCAATCAGTGCGGTGCCTGTCTGCAGTGTCAGAAGACTGTCTGATGCAGCAAGGAGGAAGAATGCAACTGGGGTTGGTATAAGTGAAATCGATAACCAACCAGTCCTTGCAAAGTAGATCTTACTGCAATGCAGAAGATACAATCATCACGACTACTACAATTTTATTTCCAAGATTCACTTCCAATTCAAGAcaggcaaaaagaaaaaattttccaCAATAGAAAGCTCCAAAAGTATAATACATCGATCAAAGAGAATACTTACTTCCGAATATAGTCTGGTCCAGCTGAAAGCAAGCgaccaaaaaaggaaaaggttgCATAGAGCGTGACAAGTGTAGAAGTATTTGAACGCTGACCCAGAGATTGGGCAATCTGTCCCAGATTATTGCTATAGACTAGACCAAGTGTACCTCCACACAAGTATGTAGCATAGTATAGCCAAAAATCCAATCTGCGGACAACTACTGCTACTGGGTGCTCTTCTCCTAGCACTGTTAAGTGATCCTGGACAATCATCGTCTCACAACACATATCACTATCTTTTTCCCTCTGGCTCCCAAACATGTATCCGTTATCACTAAGCAGACTGTAAGTATCTCCATTTCTAACAATACTATTGTGACAGCTATGGAGCTCTCTATGCATCTCAAGATCATCATCATGAACAAGAATGAAGCTAGAGCTTCCCATCTGAAAGCTGGAATGGATGGTACGCCGAAACCAAGCCCGAGCATATACAATGCCAGGAATACATAATGGGAAGATGAGGAGGAGAGTAGCTCCACCAAAATAGAGCTGAGCAGAAGTCACACCAGAAGCAGATGAGCCAAACAGGAGAAGATAAAGACCAGTTAAAAGGGCTATGAAGTTCAATATTAGAAATATCATTGAGTCCTGATTTACTGCATCAGGAGGGAGAGGGTCTAAAGCCGGCTGGCGAAGAATAGGAACAAGTACTGCAATACATATGAGAAGGGGAACAAGAGCATTCAATAGAAGATACAGTGCATCGGATGATGGATCAATTGAATTGGCAACAAGGGTGTAGAGTGCTGCACTGATGCCATTGAAACTCACAGTGAGTGATAATGCAAGTGCTCGGTTAACCGGAAAATTCCTAATGCAGAGAACAAAACATACAGTGTTGAACCAACAGATGCTACAGCCTCCTAAAAGGCACAGAAGAAAAACCTGCCAATAAAAACTAAAGGGTAGTCAATGCAACATGGGCGGTAAACAAATTTTCTGTATATTACGATTCAGTGAAGTTTACAAGCTGATCAGCCACGGTTTAGTTACCAGATGTAATCGCAGAATTACTGATTCAGAATTTTCAGATGTATTACTGTTTACTGAATCTCATGGTTTAGTTACCAGATGTAATCTCGTTCTTTTAAACTGGTTTATTATATAGAATACAGCACATCTTTGCAGAGAAATCATAGAAGTGTATTTTATAAAGCATGAGACTTTATAGATACTTCTAGATTAAATCAGATAACTAatgacaaattatatttttataagaaaaaacatGTGAGAATGGTATtgattgagagaaaaagatGCAAGCTACAGTTGAATTTATCAGCTTGCCATATGCAACACATTCATTCGTATATCTCAGAATggtgaataaataaatatggatCCCCAATCATAACAACTCATTCAATTTTCGTTCTCACAGGTTTGCAATGAAAGACATAGGAGACTGGTTATTATTTTCGCCAATACTTTCTGCAATCAGCAGAAAACGCATTTTGATAACATGTATTAATCAATCCATTAAAAATTTGAGCACATGGGATTATACCCTTAATTGAACAAACAGGATTAAGGAATATAATTCTAAAAGTATGTCATCACTCAGGTTTTTTCTGATGCAGGTTGATTATAAAGTAATATTGCAATCATTCTTTCTATGACTCCGTACGGTGCGCCACAATCATGTGTTGCTATCGAAAATAGTAAGTTTGTGGAGATTCTTTTAGGGCTATAGGTATGTTCACACTTCACACGATGTAATCTTATTTGAATCAAGAACATGCATGACATGATACAGTTAGCTCTTTTAACAAGGAAAATTAAGCATGTATTACTTAAATCAAAATTGTGGACAATTTGAACTGTACAATAtggctgctttttttttttttaaaagaactattttattttgcttGTAGAACCATGATTGGAATTAGGATCACAAGCAATGAAAACCGTGAACTGTATAATATTGATttagtaattaatataatatcatCCCTTTCAAACTGTAAAACCTGACGACAACAGTGTTTCAAATATATGTGCCTAGGCTAAGATTCAAGATTTTATTAAGCAAAAAATTGCTTGCTTCAGATCAAAATTATGATATGATTATTTACTATAatctattttattgtttttaattcatCTACTGCCTTCTCGAGAGTATCATTTAACCAGAATCAAAATACCAATAACATCATCACTCAATCGTTGCGAAAAAAAATTCCCTTAATTTCCAACTAATGTTTGGTGGAACAGagaataataagttaataactaTTCCAAGAAACACAGCATTTTCATACTCGGACAGGGTTTATatggaatgatttttttatttatttaaatattctcaaATAAGGATATATTAAcctaagaattaaattaatatataactaacatcaaaatataaatataattttttgtaatccattttttttagaaataataataatatcaaaacGAGTTAAAGTAAACACGCAatgatgatatttatttttggagttgaaaataaatattcctccagaaaataatatgaaaatttttactattatgaaaaggaaaaaaaaacgatGATATTGGATATTagaaaattttagaattataaaccaaatataatttttttaaaataatgcctataatacaaatacaataatttatttttctataatatgAAGGTTGTCTTCAGATGAGTGTGTTGGTAAGTGAACTACACTTATACATTCATGGGATAGAAAGTTAATAATATAGTCTACTCTTTTAAgtacaatttttattattagttaaaatttattaaaaaattaaattttataaatctcattttttattcaattatttaaaaaaattgaatagattaattattttcaattgtgaagaagttgtaatttcaaataaatgttaactaaagtatattaaataaatttctaataatttttttctctcattttctaaCACActctttttgtaatattttctaACACACTCTTTTATAATATTGGTTAAATTTTATAAGacctataaaattattttttttttataatttttaataaacttcaCATTATGTATAAGAGAAttggttaaatattttattgaattacttaatttattaaaattaaaaaaatattaatttagttgaaaacaataaatttatcttaaattataatattttccaaaattatatctttaatatttctctcttttaatgGTTTCTcactatattttcttttttcttctaatgAGATATATCTAAAGATAATTAATagtacttaattaattaatgaccattcaaaagtcaaaattaattaatccgcACTCCATCTACAAAATaggcaagaaaataaaaaagaaattaccaGAAAATAAGGCAAATCGACGACGCCGGTGATGAGGAGCCACTGGAGGCCGTAGCCGAAGAAGCCCATGAAAGCCGCGACAAACATAACAACAGAAACCGGCAGGTGCATTAGGGCAATCCCCGAGGACCACCCGAAAACCTTCCCCATATCGTTCGCCGTCGCGAGATAGTTCAGTTGCACCTGCGACACGTTAAGCGCGGATTTGAGCGACGACGAGTACTGCGAGAAATCGAAATTGGTTCCCGTGAAGGCCTGAATCCAAATCGTGG from Glycine soja cultivar W05 chromosome 16, ASM419377v2, whole genome shotgun sequence harbors:
- the LOC114389231 gene encoding protein NUCLEAR FUSION DEFECTIVE 4-like, whose protein sequence is MRPRKDREGRRFGFDPINSAPSFSSESPRRRPKLLAVLMAGQSRKWMILVATIWIQAFTGTNFDFSQYSSSLKSALNVSQVQLNYLATANDMGKVFGWSSGIALMHLPVSVVMFVAAFMGFFGYGLQWLLITGVVDLPYFLVFLLCLLGGCSICWFNTVCFVLCIRNFPVNRALALSLTVSFNGISAALYTLVANSIDPSSDALYLLLNALVPLLICIAVLVPILRQPALDPLPPDAVNQDSMIFLILNFIALLTGLYLLLFGSSASGVTSAQLYFGGATLLLIFPLCIPGIVYARAWFRRTIHSSFQMGSSSFILVHDDDLEMHRELHSCHNSIVRNGDTYSLLSDNGYMFGSQREKDSDMCCETMIVQDHLTVLGEEHPVAVVVRRLDFWLYYATYLCGGTLGLVYSNNLGQIAQSLGQRSNTSTLVTLYATFSFFGRLLSAGPDYIRNKIYFARTGWLSISLIPTPVAFFLLAASDSLLTLQTGTALIGLSSGFIFAAAVSVTSELFGPNSVGINHNILISNIPIGSLLYGFLAALVYDANAHSIPGNLITSDSVVCMGRQCYFWTFVWWGCISVLGLASSMLLFLRTKHAYDHFEKNRISTQ